From Triticum aestivum cultivar Chinese Spring chromosome 7B, IWGSC CS RefSeq v2.1, whole genome shotgun sequence:
atacgagaggaagcttcatcgcgttttacgatacggagccgccgacacctcttgttcttcattgggaggccagatgagcccgttcggggctccggagaggggaatctttggtcttcgtcatcatcaaccatcccccaccaccaatttcgtgatgctcactgtcgggagtgagtaatttcttcgtgggctcgctggtcagtgaggagttcggtgagattcatcatgtaattgagttagttttgttagggcttgatccctagtatctactatgttttgagattgatgttgctctgactttgctatacttaatgcttgtcactaaggccggagtgccatgatttcaggtctgaaccgtttatgttttcaccattatatctatgttctagatccgatcttgcaagttatatgcacatgCTACGtattatgatccgcataccccaaggtgacaataattaaggttctttccggtgattaccgtagtttgaggagttcatgtatacactatgtgttaatgttttgttccggttctctattaaaaggagaccttaatatcccttagtttccttatggaccccgcttccacgggaggataggacaaaagatgtcatgcaagttcttctccataagcacgtataactatttacggaatacatgcctacattatattttatgaactggagctagttctgtgtcgccctaggttatgactattatattatgaatattatccaacgaaatcattgatccaatgcctacgagttttccacatattgttcttgctaagttactattgttgctgctactgttaccgttactatcgttactgttaccactgctatcaaaaactatcatattactgtgctactgatcactttgctgcagatattaaatctctatgtgtggttgaattgataactcaactgctaatacttacaaatattgtttggctccccttatgtcgaatcaataaatttgggttgaattgttgcgatcccctatacttgtgggttaccaagactttttcctggcacccttgccgaggagcatagctgtatttgttgattcacttgggattattatctatttTATCACTATCAAGAATCTGAAAGATACAAGAACCAAGATTGTTCCTCTAAGGTGAGGGGAGGTAAGGATTTTcatctagctatgcacttgattcaccttctgttttgagtaaacttgcaacaacaccacatgctattaatcctgatatgttccaataattgatgatgctacttctgttatgaatgatgctagtactttgcttgatgataatgtgccactaggtgaattttttgataaacaaattgctagagctaaagagaATTAAATTGCTAAAActgatgaaattactgaaactgataaaGTCTTTGAAACTAAAAATTATGAAACGCCTATTAGAcctagttctcctagatatgaattgcctaagataactgaaggttatgttatggatgaagatctttaaatgctagaatgaaatataatcctaagtttgctactttacctatctttgttactgataaggagcTAGAAATTTGGTGGATCAACGCGAGGTCCAAAAAATTACTCTGGAGGTATCGATTGACATAACTCCTCTATTACGAGTCCTTTCATTGACGGCTTTTGTGTCGCCTAACTCTAAAGCTTCCACCTTATCGAAACTAAGTGCAATAAGGAGAAACAATGGTTTTTTCTATGGACTACAAATATGCATGGTTGAACAATAGAGCACAATCGTCCTTACAGTAGGTAAAGAGAAAGGTGATGGGTCGTTCGTAACTCAGGCCAGGGCCATCCATTGACATCGACATGCAACCGGGAAGGCTGTGTTGCTCGAACCAACTCGGCTTCCTTACAACACAGCAGTGGTGCTCGTGGAAATGCCTCACCAGGAGCAGAAACTCTGCATGCTTTCTACAGTCCTACGTACGGGCTACCAATCCTCCCCACAGTGCATGATTATGTTCTTACAAAAAGATAAGACACCATTGCCCTTCTGGTAAAGCATATAAGAAAACATCATAACTTGTAGGAAGTACAAAAGAACAAGACCAAGGTGGATCAATAGATGCAACGACTAAGAGTTTCTAGTTCTGTCGGGTGCTCAAGTTCCCAATGGAGAAGTTTAACCTCTTAGTTTTTGCTTTTTTGGCAATCTAATCGCAGTTCAAATAACTGCTTCTCATGCTCAAATATTTTCTCCATGAACATCGTGTGATCTGGACCACCATATGTGCATGTCTTATTCACTAGCATGGCCATGGCAGTTGAAATGTCTCCGAGggtttctattttatttaaaacatGATTGGCGTCCACCGTCCAACCAGAACGTGCATCGACGACATCctgataaaaataaataaataaaattagaaaaaaaaagatATTGCATTGTATGTATGACGGTTTGTAAACAGAGGTGGTTGAGTGCTTATGGGTGAAACAGAGAGAGGGGGGAGACTAGTGAGCTAAGGCTACGCTACACACAAAATCATGGAGCACCAGACTTGTACAAAGAAAAAATGAGCCACCACCCCACTGTCAAGAAGTAAGCATGCCAATAATGATATTGGATACAATCCTTTGATAATGTGTAATGTTTAGTTGATCTAAACTTGAGGTGGCCCTGCTCTGCTCACCATAACTAAGACTGAATAAACGCAATTCCCCACCTGGTACTACATCTACTGACAAGAGTTTACTGATCCAAGATATTGGATACTAAATCTATTGACAAGAGTTGTTACCTGGAAATAGGAAACTGAAGTTGTGGCGGCGGACAGTCCAAAGGTTTTAGACTCAGCAGAACTAAAACTGAACACATAAGATGTGACTTCGGCACTACTACACATGAGGGAGTGACTTTGGGAGGTCAAGTGGtgcctaagaatgatatcaatgctACAAAGAGATGGGGATACTGATGAAGATGTTAGCCATATAATCAAAACAgggtggatgaagtggcgccaagcatCTGGCATTCTCTGaaaaaagctaaaaggcaagttttAGTGTGTGTTTGGTTCGGGAACAAAGTGGAATGGAATGTCATGGTTCCATTCCACTAGAATGGGTCGGTTCTGTTTTTCTATTTGGTAGGAATATTTCAGAGGAATGGAATGCTTACATTTTGATGTTTGGTTTTAGAGATAGAATGGAATGAAATTATTCATCTCACCTCTTTTAGGTAGGAATGGTGAGATCACCACTCATACGTGAATACGATGTATAATTCCAAAGTCGGATACCAAACAGATGAATCAAAATTCAAAATTTAGTAGCACCAAGCAAATTGCTGAATACAACAGCAGCCAGCAAATCGGTACCCAATGTCCACAGGTACGCACCAAATTTCACCAATCTCTCGTACAGAAACAGTCACCAAATCGATGCAAATCGGTGCCCAATCTCCATGATTGCATACGGCAGCAAGCAACTGCTGCTCCCTGTCCGGGGTAGGGACAGACGCGCTCGCCTAGGCAACGGCAACACACAATTGTTGTTGCCATTCTTCCTTGTTGCAGACCAGGGCCCGACACGCCCGTTGTAGGGAACGGCAACGAGGCATGCCGAGCCCATGCGCCGTCGTTATTGTGGCTGTTCCTTGTTGCAGACCAGGGCCCAGCGGGCCGTTGCTGTTGTGGCTCGTCTACTTCCACCAGATCTGCGGTGCACCGCCGCCACAACATCAATAGGGAGAGGGCGGCATCGGGAATGAGAGCAGTGACAGCCCGAGCCGGTGGCTGGAGGGAGAGACGGGAGACGATGGGAGGGTGGCGGCTGGAGCTTGGCTTGGTCGAGGGAGAGGGGCAGAGTCGGGGAGAAGGTGAGACACGTGAGGCATTCCTCGTCGTTCCACCAATTTGGAGGTATGAGCACATTCCGGATCTAAGGGGAATATGCCGTTCTAGGAAACGAGTGGATTCCGACTCCTCAACCCAACCAAACACAAGAATGACCCCTTGGTGCGGAACGGACCCATTACGTTCCACCTGCTGACgcgaaccaaacacacccttactGAACGGTGATTAGACTTGCAATGTTGTATGGGGCAGAATGTTGGCCTACAAAAAGACGACATGTTCACCAATTTGTGTTGCGGAAATGCCTATGTTGTGTTTGGATTTGTGGTCATACAAAGAATGGGTCGAGAGTTCAGAACGATGATATACGTGATCGGCTAGGGGTAGCACCAATCGAAGAAATGCTTGTCCAACACCGGTTGAGGTGGTTTGGCCATATCCAAAGGAGACCCCTGGAGGCACCAGCGCATAGTGGAATCCTAAGCCACGATAATAATGCGAGGAGAGGAAGGGGAAAGCTGAAATCATGGGAGGAGGAAATAAAAAGAGACTTGAAAAAATGGGATATACCCAAAGATTTCTGCTTGAACAGGAGTGTGGAAAGCCTATTCATGTGTCTGAACCTTGATTAGTGGCTCCTGTTTGGTTTtaactctagcctaccccaacttgcttgagACTGAAAGactttgctgttgttgttgtttctCAAGAAAGGATATATGAAATCATACATTGTACTAAATTATCAATAAACCTGGTGTATTGATACAAATGAGAAATGACACACAATGACTAAACAAGCTTGATGGCAAACCACGATTTTTAGGTCGCCTTGTATATTGTGCAGTATTAAATGACACGAATGGTTAAATGACACATTGTATTGTTATTGATTTGGAATGTGAAACATATTATTATTGTTTTTACTGGAATGTGAAACGTAATTGATAAGTAAAAGAACACTGCCAGGTGTAGGAGTGACTTACCGGACAAAACTGCCCAGTTGTAGGTTTTAGTTTTGCACCATTGGAACTTTCAGCGGAACATTCTTGACTCAAACGCTTTGTGACTGCACAAGAAAAATATGAAGTATCACTAAGTAGATTCAATTAAGTAACAGGCAATGAAAATGTTCGAGGATCAACCAACTGGAAAAAATACTGTTGAGTATACCTGCATTAGCAGGTGCAGTTCCAAAACTTTTACCAATAGATAACCCAACAGGAGAACCAGGATCGCCTGCAAGAGTTTAGCTATTGATATTAGAAAGGAAAGGGCAAGCATCATTTGTTCATTAGCAAAGAGTACCCTGCAGATGTCTAGGAAACTGCAGGGCACAGCAAGAAGATATAAAAGGTCCAGATTGTAAGTGGGAACAAATAATGTGACTACTGAATAAACTACATATAACTAATAAACAAAGACAGAGTGACTACTGAATAAACTACATATAACTAATAAACAAAGACAGAGGTAAGTGGGGAACATCAACAATGAAAGTAACTGAAATAAACTTCTATATGGAGAAAACGATGGTATGTTACCTTCACTACAAGAATCTGAATGTTCTATGACCTCCAGCTTCCCAGCTAACATAGTTTCATCTGAAATCACACAAGTTTGTGCGCCATGGCTTGTAAGATTTTGCTAGAAAGGAGAACTTTTGCAAAGTATCTAGGTGTATTGGGAAGTAGACTACTGAAAAAGATATCATGCTTCTAGTTTTGAAAACACTGACTGCACAGGATAAATCTACTTAAAACAAACGGACACGACTAATTCTTCCCACAGCATGTTATAAGCCTGTTACAAATGCTGTCCTTTAAGCAATTATAGCAAACGAACCAAATACACTAAAGCAGTTCTTCTGATAGAAGAGCGCAACAAAGCAATatgtcatactccctccgtcccaaaataagtgtctcaactttgtactaatgtcatactccctccgtcccaaaataagtgtctcaactttgtactaactctagtacaaagttgtactaagcttgagacacttattttgggacggagggagtacttataacAAACGAAGGCCATAACGAAATTCAAGCGATTCATTCAGAAAAACAGCTTGTGCATTTACACAAAAAATGCTGAAAGGACAGAGCCAAGGCAGATGTTTTACCAATAATTTCCTCGAAACCCATAGGTTCACACGATGAACCTGCAATTGAAACATATGATCATCAATTAGCATGGTTATAAACACGAATAGTCAGGTATCCTTATTGATTATTATACGATGGTCTATGGGAGAAACCTTGAGTCCATGGTGAGGAATGACGCctgcatgaagcaaaaggttaaaAGCTCTAAACTTTACAACAAACTAGGAAACAACGAGAGCATCAATTCTGTGCACACGATATACATACCTCTCTTTCTGAAGAAAACAGCGGGCAAGAAGAGATGCCGATATCCGGCCTATGTTCTTCTTCCTCTTATGCCTCCGGCAACCCCTGAAATTAATTAACAAGATAACGCGACAAAGACCCGTTAAAAGTTTAACTGTAAGTGCGGCTTCTCACGCAGATGGAGTAAAATGGATCTTCCACATAATAAAGACATAACTGAGGATGCGGATGTTGCACTTACCCAAACCCGAAGGGGATGGTGTAACATGGGTGGCTTGGACACGGCGGCAACTGCAGCAGATGCCTGAACTCGGGGGTTCGCGTGACCAAGTCCTTGACAACCTGCGCGGCTTTGCGCCTAATGAGCTGCCAGTCCACGGGACCCCTGTGTGGAAGAAACATGGAGAGGCTCAAACAACAATGAATGAAACTAACGGATAATTAGATAGGAGTAGATGATAGATGAAGGGGCAATTAGGCTAGGGAGAGAAGAGAGGAGACCAGTATGTCGGGTGAGAGCGCCAGAACAAGACTGTGCGGAGAGCCGCGGCGTAGTGCGGGTCCTCGCGGACAATGGTGGAAGGGATA
This genomic window contains:
- the LOC123163066 gene encoding uncharacterized protein, which produces MARSGGKRGVMEHHCLDRFRRRRLLAFLRRNNLPATFDALKHETSVFLDVRFLQRLVAGGRWQEAREYLSRFLPCQDEFDAPTALRFLTRLNVLDDLAQGKLEGIDLAQDLRNQIDVIPSTIVREDPHYAAALRTVLFWRSHPTYWGPVDWQLIRRKAAQVVKDLVTRTPEFRHLLQLPPCPSHPCYTIPFGFGGCRRHKRKKNIGRISASLLARCFLQKERRHSSPWTQGSSCEPMGFEEIIDETMLAGKLEVIEHSDSCSEGDPGSPVGLSIGKSFGTAPANAVTKRLSQECSAESSNGAKLKPTTGQFCPDVVDARSGWTVDANHVLNKIETLGDISTAMAMLVNKTCTYGGPDHTMFMEKIFEHEKQLFELRLDCQKSKN